The region GCCCCCAGCTGGGGCCTTCCAGTTCCCGCGGTCCCCCAGCTCTGCGGTCCCCCAGCTCCTGCTGCCCCCGCTCCTGCTGCCCCTCGCCCCACTGTGTGTCAGAAAACCGCAGCCGTGCCAGGCCTGGCCCAGGCATTTCTGTGGGGAGCGTATTCATTCACTTCTCACCGTGGCCTCGGCGGGGGTGAGGGGGGCATCATCACTGAGGGCCATGGGCTGTGCAGGGTGGCACCTTCTGTCCAGCAAGGGCCAGGCCTGCTGTGCTTGTGTGGGCCCAGCATGTGCCTGTCCCTGGCGCCACCCAGGACCCGTGCACCATCCTGGTAGAGTGAGGTGACTGCTGGTGTCCACAGGTTGCTGGAAGACTACGTGGAAGCCATTGAGGGGGTCCGGACACACCTGCTGCGGCACTCTGAGCCCAGTAAGCTCACCTTCGTGGGGGAACTTGCCCACGGCCGCTTCAGTGCCAAGATGGTGAGTGTGTCCGTGGGGCCTTCTGGCCGCCGCCCCTTTTACCTTGGCTTCCAAGGTGCCTGAGTCGTGATGTTAAAAAGAACAACGAAATCCTGGCCATGGCGCCCATGTGGAGGCCCTAGGTAGACCATGGCTGCCTGGCCAGGCCTGTCTTGGCAACAGGGCAACGAGGCCTTGTGTGGCACCCGGGGTGGGCAGGGCTTCCCCAGAGcagctccctcccccagccctccccatGCCCGGTGTGCAGCAGGTCCTTGGGTGGTGTGTGTGGGCCAGGTTGGAGGGCCTGGCCCAGGCGGCTCCACTGTTCATGTCAAGTGCCCTCGCATGGCCTCCCCTCCCAGGGTACCGGAGCCGAGGCAGCGCTGGGCCCCCACGTTGGCTGCCTGTGCAGATGCAGGCTGAGGGCCGGGCCTGGGATCTGGGGCTGAAGAGACCCTCTGATTCCAGGACCACCTGGTGTGCTTCCTGCCAGGGACGCTGGCTCTGGGCGTCTACCACGGCCTGCCCGCCAGCCACATGGAGCTGGCCCGGGAGCTCATGGAGACTTGTTATCAGATGAACCGGCAGATGGAGACGGGGCTGAGTCCCGAGATCGTGCACTTCAACCTTTATCCCCAGCCGGGCCGTCGGGATGTGGAGGTCAAggtgggcctgggcctgggtcGGGGTCCGTCAGGAGGAGGTGCTAGCAGGGCTGGCCTCGCCCTGAGCTCTGCTCTGCCCACAGCCGGCAGACAGGCACAACCTGCTGCGGCCAGAGACCGTGGAGAGCCTGTTCTACCTGTACCGCGTCACAGGGGACCGCAAGTACCAGGACTGGGGCTGGGAGATTCTGCAGAGCTTCAGCCGGTTCACGCGGGTGAGTGTCTGTCCTCGCCCCCTGTGGTCATGGCCACCGGGCCACAGACACAGCTGCGCTGTGGGGCTCGGGCTGGCCCCGCGCTTGGTGGTGGCTGTCACCGGGGTCCAGGACGGGtgggcttgctgcagcctcagggtggccacactgcagcctgggggccCCGGCATCCCCATTCCCACTGAGCTTCATGCTGTGCGGGACCCGGTACTCAGAGGGGCCGGGCACCCCTCAGTCATCTCTCAGGACCTATCTGGGGAGGATCCCTGCTGTGGGCCCAGCATCCCCCCAATTTAGGAGGCACCCATGACTGGAGCGCCATCCGCACTGTGGGCCAGGCCCCGTTTCAGGTCATGCCCTCCACGTTGGAGCCAGATGAGGCCTGAGTCACCTCCTGGCTCTACTGTCCCCTTGGTCTGAGGCCCCTGCTGCCTCAGCTCCCACCGTCTGCCCTGTGTCCTGTGAGGCAGCTGTGAGGCCCTGAGCACAGGTTCTGGGGGAGGCGGTGTCTGTCGCGGTCGCTTGAGGGCTGTTGGCGTCTCCAGGTGGGCTCTGGTGGAACCACAGCTCGCCCGGGGGTGGCCACCGTCGAGGCACCCTCCACCCCGAGCCTGCGCTGGGGGCCGCGTTCACCATGAGGTGGAGCGTGCTTCGGTGATGAGGCTGAGGGGGGTGCAGGGTGCCCCCCGTCTGGTGACGAGGCCCTGGCTATTGCGCAGGTCCCCTCGGGCGGCTATTCTTCCATCAACAACGTCCAGGATCCTCAGAAGCCCGAGCCCAGGGACAAGATGGAGAGCTTCTTCCTGGGGGAGACTCTCAAGTATCTGTTCTTGCTCTTCTCTGACGACCCAAACCTGCTCAGCCTGGATGCCTACGTGTTCAACACCGAAGCCCACCCTCTGCCCATCTGGACCCCTGCCTAGCGGGGGGGCTGCTGGCGTGGGGACTTCGGGTGGGCGGAGGCGCCTGGCTGGGTCTGTGGCATTTTCCAAAGGCCCACGTGGTGCCGGCAGCCACTGAGTGGCCCGGGCTCTGAGCTGGCTCTGGGCTCCCCTCGTCTCTCTTTCATCAGGACACCGTGAGGCTGAGTGAGAGCCGCAGTCTTTGTGTGGGGCGGGGTGGGCCGGGCCCCTGGagcctctgcctgcctcctccagAAAACACGAATCATGACTCACAATTACTGAAGCCTGAGCAGGTCTCTGTGGGCCGACCACAGTGGGCATCGAGGTGGTCCCTGGTACTGTGGTGACCGAGTGGACAGCCCAGGGTGCAGCTCTGCCCAGGCTCGTGAAGCCTCAGATGTCCCCAACCCAAGGGTCTGCAGGGGCTGCTGTGACCCCACAGGCCCGAGGCTCCAGGGCTGGCTCTGGTGTTTACAAGCTGGACTCAGGGATCCTCCTGGCCGCCCCACAGCAGGCTTGGAGGGCTGGACGGCAAGTCCATCTGGCTCACAGGCCCCTCCAGTGGAATGGGTCTTTTCGGTGGAGATAAAAGTTGATTTGCTCTAACCGTGTGTCTGCTGTGTCTACAGGGGTCTCCGTGACTGGAAAGTCTGGGTGGATGTTGGGGAGAAGCTCTTCTTCGGGTCATGTCTCAAAATTCAGTTTGCTGAGACTGGACTCCAGCTGTCCCCTGCTGGGGGGCAGAGAGAGGCCCTGGGGAAGCTCCGTGTCCCTGGCCCCGTGGGGCAGATGCCTGGAGGGAGGCGTCCTTGCTCCTGCGTCTCACACGGCCTGCTTTCCTGCAGGGCTGGCACTGAGGCGCACAGCTAAGGGATAACGTGGGCCCTCAGGTCAGGCAGCTCCCAGTGGCCTGGCATGGCTGTGGCCCCGAGCCCTAGGCTGTGGTGGCAGAGTCGTCCTCATCATCACTCTATTGCTGTCCCTATCCCAGGGCTGACCCTGGGCCTTGGCTGAGTACCCCCGACCGTGAACCAGGTGACCTCTTAGGGCTGTACCCCTCCACTCTCTCCTGTGAAAAATCCATcaccgggccgggcgcggtggctcacgcctgtaatcccagcactttgggaggccgagacgggcggatcacgaggtcaggagatcgagaccatcctggctaacacggggaaaccccgtctctactaaaaaatacagaaaactagccgggcgaggtggcgggcgcctgtagtcccagctactcgggaggctgaggcaggagaaaggcgtgaacccgggaggcggagcttgcagtgaactgagatccggccactgcactccagcctgggcggcagagcgagactccgtctcaaacaaaaacaaaaaaaaaaaaaaaagaaaaatccatcacCTTCACTTCCGGAAGACTTCCCCTCCCTGGGAAGCCAGAGCTGGTGACAGCACAGGGCAGGGCTACTTGGACCCAGCCCAGGATTGCCGGCCTTGTGCCCCCCTGTAGAGGTCCGGGCCCGGAGTGTGGGCCTCGGCTCTGTCCCCACAACTCCCAACATCCCACAGCAGCCACCTGTGTCCTCCTGGGGACAGTGGGCGTCCTGGggtttcctctccttcctcacgCTGGGCCCTGACCCCGCACTCCTTCCTCTGTGTCTGGAAAGGTGAGAACAGCAGCTGTGATGCGGCCCTGGTGCCTGCCCCTTGTCACGGTGAGACCAGTGCTGCCCTCCTGGACCGGGTGCCCCATGGCCGGCTGAATGTGCAGGACTAGGGCAGCGGATGGGGCCTGAACAGCCAGAAAAGCTGCACCTTCTCCATCTCACCTGGACCTCTGAGACTAATGTGCTGGGGGCGTGGCCCCAGAGGGGAGGGGACAGCAGCTGCCTGCCCCTT is a window of Papio anubis isolate 15944 unplaced genomic scaffold, Panubis1.0 scaffold1465, whole genome shotgun sequence DNA encoding:
- the LOC116268585 gene encoding endoplasmic reticulum mannosyl-oligosaccharide 1,2-alpha-mannosidase, which gives rise to MFINTHSGLFTHLGVFTLGARADSYYEYLLKQWIQGGKQETQLLEDYVEAIEGVRTHLLRHSEPSKLTFVGELAHGRFSAKMDHLVCFLPGTLALGVYHGLPASHMELARELMETCYQMNRQMETGLSPEIVHFNLYPQPGRRDVEVKPADRHNLLRPETVESLFYLYRVTGDRKYQDWGWEILQSFSRFTRVPSGGYSSINNVQDPQKPEPRDKMESFFLGETLKYLFLLFSDDPNLLSLDAYVFNTEAHPLPIWTPA